The Melospiza georgiana isolate bMelGeo1 chromosome 19, bMelGeo1.pri, whole genome shotgun sequence genome segment TCTacctgccctgcccgtgccacagctgctctgggacaagGTTCTGGTAAGGGCAACATTCCTCATcaccttttcttcccctctcacccctctcctttccctgctgttcACCCTGGTTTTGTAGAGGTGTTCGCAGcacctgctcctcactgaggAAAACCTCCTGGGCTTTGCAGGGTGGATGGTGCAAAATAATAAAGCCAGGGTGAGATCTtgagctctgtcccagcaggtTTCAGGCAGGACAGCGAGTTGGGGactcagcaggcacagcccagggttGTGTTGTTGACACTGCACCTCTGtctcctctccctgagctggATTTTCCCCTCTCTGGGACACTTGTGCAGGTTCTGTCAATATTTCTTCTGCTAACAGGAACTGCTGAAGCATTCCTGCCAGTAAAACCCTGAGTATACACAAGGAAGTTGGGATCATTGTACTCTGTGGGCTCTGAAAAGGGCTTTGTCTTCAGGCTTGTTCTTTAcccttcttttgttttctcttaaaTCAATAGATCACAGATCCCTCCCTGCCTTGCCCTGTGCCTCTCTCATCCTCTCAGCTGCCACTTTTCAGCCCTGCTACACCTGGATTGGAAATAGGAGCCAGTGGGAATCACCCCAAAATGCAGGAGCATTTCTTAATTCAGTGTTATCAGATCTCTGTGGATGTTCCAGTTTAACCCTTGCAGTACAGAATTGTCTTTGCCTTTCCCTCAGAATTGTGGAGATAGCAGCACATTGCTAGGAGCAGGTTTAGTTGGGGTTAAAAGCCTTTTCAGCCAGGGTTTTAGGTAGAACAAAGATAAAGGTGGGCTTGGAGTTCCTCCTTGCAGAGCTTCTGAAGGAGATGCCACAAGGCTGCCCTTTAACTCCTGGCTCTTTGCATTTCCCTGCCTGTGGAGATGGGGAAGCTGATCCAGGAATTTAGGTCTTTCTGCTCTGCAGATAAAAATTCAGGAGGGGAATCAGACAAAATATTATATTTGGGGCAAAAATTAATGACTTGGGACATTTTATCAGTGTGTAAAGTCCTGCTTATGCTTACAGACAGAACAAAAATTCTAGATCCTGCAAGAATTAAATAAAGACCAGGAGTGCTCCATCCTCCACCTTAATGCagtttttttgggtgtttttgcCCATAGGATTCTTGATGCAAAAGCCTGAAATAATGTAGGGCTGCTTTTCAGATCCTGCTttgaaaatgaaagcatttgGGCTGGGGTAAAGAGGGATCCTTAAGGTTTCAACCTCAGTTTTCAAAGGATGTGCAGAGTTTGAAAATAGAGGCATTTGGGGTGGGGTAAAGAGGGATCCTCAAGCTCCAGCCTCAGTTTTCAAAGATGTGCAGAGTTTGGTTTGTGCCTTGGTGCATTCAGACATTGCTGGCATTCAGATGTAGCAGTGATACCTGCCTGGGCAAAGGCAAGAACTGGCTGTATTACTGATCAGTgatgctgggctgtgctggaagcCCTCATTGTTTAAAAGCTGTTCCCAGCTGGCACTTTGAGGCCGTGGGAAGGTGATGTGGAGCCTGTTCTGATTTCATGGAATACAGCAGTGATCAGAATCAGCCATGGAATTTAATCTCAATTCTGTGTACAATCCCATTTCTCTCCTGTGTGATCCACCCCCCCCCCAGCTGTAACACACAGTGCAGTGACTCTGTTGGAACATTCCTTCCCCTCAGGTGAACAATCAGAATAATGTTCTACATAAACCTGTTGGAGAACCTGAAGGTTTACATCAGCAGCCGCCCTCCGCTCGTGGTCTTTATGATCAGCGTGAGCGCCATGGCCATCGCCTTCCTCACTCTGGGCTACTTCTTCAAGATCAAGGAGATCAAATCCCCAGAAATGACAGAGGTATGTGCAAAGATGATGCTCATTTGGAAAACATGCCAAAAGTTAGGCTTTTTCCCCTCTCAGATAGTACAGAGTTGTGTGGGGGATTGTCTCCATGTTATTTTCAGAAGGGCTGTTGGGATGGGTGTTTGTTGGTTGTTTTATATCAAGGATGAGGCCAAATCATTTGTCATGGATCTTCCCTGCTGTGGCTAGGAACCTTTCAGTTTGTTATTTAGGTGTTATTCAGTTTGTTTATTTAGCTGGTTTGGGGAACTTCTTCCCTCAGCACTGTCCTGAACTTGGGCAGAAAGTGCTCATCCCTGAGtgtggtgaggggctgggagcacaaaccctgtgaggaaccactgagggagctgggggtgctcagcctggagaaaaggagactcaggggtgaccttgtCCCTTTataactccctgaaaggtgcctgtgctcagctggggctgggctctttctccaggcagcactgacagaaccagagcacacagactcaggctgcaccaagggaaatataggctgAATATTAGGAAAACTTCTTTACAGAAtgagtgataaagttctggattggctgcccagggaggtggtggggaTGTTTAAACACCCTGGgggtgtttaacaaagcctggatgtggcactgggtgccagggtttggctgaggtgctggggctgggttggactcctTGAAGGTCTCATCCAAgctggtgattctgtgaattctgtgaacaGACTGAGTTTCCTTTCCAGCTcaggggagggagctggggctgaacCCATCTGACCTGTGCAAACAGCTTTGCTGTAGTtgaggcagccctgctgctgtttgtgctgctctctgagccGTGTGATTTTTGTTCAATGGCCTGGAACCGGGCGAGGCAGGAGCTCCTTCATGGCCTTAAAATCTCCCCTTTTGCTTTAAGGACTGGAACACTTTCCTGCTGAGGTTTAATGATTTGGACTTCTGTATATCTGAGAATGAAACCTTGAAGCACCTGCTGAACGACACCACAACCCCAGAGAGCACCGTGACCAGCGGGCAGGCCAGGTCCTCCACACAGTCCCCACAGACCCTGGAGGACTCTGGTCCCATCAACATCTCTGTCACCATCACGCTGACCCTGGACCCTCTGAGACCTTTTGGGGGATACTCTCGCAATGTCACACACCTCAGCTCCACCATTTTTGGGCACCAGATTGGACTTTCAGGTAGGCAAGGCTGGACCTTCAACAATTCAGGTTGCAGTTGGCttttagaggttttttcctAACCTTTCATGGGGGGATTGGCTTCACACTGGAACTAAAGaggtttagattaaatattaggaagaaattctttattgtgagggtGATGAGTACTCAGAagtgtggctgccccatccctgggagtgtccaaggtcaggttgggcagggcttggagcaacctgggctggtggaaagtgtccctgcccatggcaggggtggaacaagatTGTTTTTAGGGTCCCCTCTGACCCAAACCATCCTATGATTCCAAATAATGAtatgattttattatttccaaACTATCATaatatcattattttatttaaaataatgatattattttaatgatattatttattttattatatagtGATTATTTTAATCCTTATATCATCAAATAAAAATTTACCAGCTTACTATGGGTGAGATAACTCTTTTGCACAGAACACAGATGTGCTCCCAGATTTATTGTGAGTTTATTCGTGTATGGAGCTCTTGTTTGTTAGAGGAACTTTTCCCTGCATTCAGAATGGAAAAGAACCTGCAGGCGTGCCAAGATCAGGCTTGGCAGTTTGAAATGATTAAACCTAATGACAATGGAAGGTCATTTTTAAGCCAGCAAAATTCCAAACAGTGACTCTCTTCAGTTTTGTCTTGATCCATCAAGTCCTCAACTGACATTTTAAATGTGGCATAGATGCACTAGAGAGTATTATGTTGCCTGAAAAATTCTAGTTTATCTAAAATGCATAAGTGAATCAGCTTTAATatcacaaacagcagcagataaGATGATTATGGCTTCTGTGGTGTGCAGAGACCAATCTGCTCTCTGGCTGCCTGCCAGAAAGTTTTGATAGGAGTTCATAGAGAATTAATAGGAATTGATAATAGAACCTCACTGTGTTTTAGCTTTCAGCCAGAACTGCATTTTATAATAACGTTGAAGGTCTTGAACCTGTGGAGAGACATTGCCAGTAGCTGCAAATGTGCATTACTGGGTTTCTGTTGTTATTTTGTTGCTGCTTTGAGAGCTACCAAATGCAAGTTCCATTTGCAGCAGCCTGGATTTGTTTCCAGTCTGAATTTCTCCACGTGGAGTTACCATACAGGACTCAATGTGCAGTTCAGTATCTCCTGGCACCTTTTTCTCTACACAAAATATCTCCAGTTTGAAAAGTGAGCATCAGAAAAAACAGATGTGGAACAAATTTCTTAGGAGGAGAAAATTCTTTTCTAATGAAGGTCTGTGAACATGCATGAATTCACTTAGAAagagtttttaatttctgaaagcagcctgatgaggctgggagaggtgggagagattagaaagagcagcagctgggggattttctgctttgttttgggtTTAACTTTTCTCTTTGCTCTCTTTGTTGCCTGCAAAGATCCGGGCTGACTCCAAAGGGTGATGCTTCCTGCCTTCATCATCTGTGTGTTCTCCTTCTCCCAGCAATTGTTGCTCAGATACTTTTGTGACCCAAATCCCAGCTTTCCTTGTGTCTTTCTCACAGGCAGAGAATCCCACGAGGAGATAAACATCACCTtcaccctgccagcagcctggaaCTCTGACGAGTGTGTCCTGCACGGCCACTGCGAGCAGGTGGTGTTCAGCACCTGCATGACTGTGACAGCAGCCAGCAACGTGTTCCCAGTCACAGTGTGAGTGCAGCTCTCCCCAGGGGCTGCTTCCTGCCCCACCCGTTCCTCTGAGCTCTTAGCTCCTCCTGGAAATTCCTGTTGATCATGGAAATTCCATCCTTGCACTCCTTCCCCCGTGGTAAAGCGTTTGTCACAAAGCCTCTGCTGTCTTTGTGATTTTTTGGCCCGTGCCTCCCTTTTAAACTTCACTGGGAGCAAGAGAATCGGTGGAAATTTAAGGGATTTACCCCataattgagtttcagagatgGGATTTGACACTGAGGTTCTCACCCTGTTCTCTGCTGAGAGATCAGCACAAGGCAATGGCTGCTTTGCCTTCACCGAAATATCTTCCTTTGTCTTCTCTGGGGAAGCCTTAGGAAAACCAGTGTTTTTCCAATTAAGCTGTGGGATGTTGGCTCAGTGCAACAACATGCAGTTAAATTCTGATTTTACCATAGCAATCATGTggcttttgggggtttttaacctaaactttggggttttgttgttgctttggaAGGCCCAAACTAAAACCATGTTTTGAGAAGCAAAGTTGTCCTGGTTGAACatggaaaacacatttcagggtgctgattatttctgttttcttgcagTCAGCCACCACATTGTGTTCCTGAAACCTACAGCAATGCCACTCTGTGGTACAAGATCTTCACCACGGCCAGGGACTCGAACACAAAATATGCCCAGGATTACAACCCCTTCTGGTGTTACAAGGGAGCAATTGGCAAAGTCTACCATGCTTTAAACCCCAAACTAACTGTCATAGTTCCAGATGTAAGTGCTGGGCTGTTCCTCTGGTGTTTTCAGTAAATGCTTAGCTCTGGTTTCATTGGGTATGGTTCCTAAAATTGCCATTTTTGCTGCTGGTTTATTGTGTGGTTTCATTTGGTATGGTTCCTAAAATTGTCATTTTTGCTGTTGGTTTATTGTGTGGTTTCATTGGCTATGGTTCCTAAAATTGTCATTTTTGCTGCTGGTTTATTGTATGGTTTCATTGAATATGGTTCCTAAAATTGTCATTTTTGCTGTTGGTTTATTGTATGGTTTCATTGAATATGGTTCCTAAAATTGCCATTTTTGCTGCTGGTTTATTGTGTGGTGTGAGGGCTGAGAATGCTCCACCCTAATGGATTTGGTGATCTTCATCCATGTGCCTCACAGCTCTTAATAACCACCATTTATAATTTGAAATCATTTCACAAAAGCCTCTGCCAATATTTGGAAAAATACCCTTAACACAGATCTTTAtcataaaaacattttgtgCCACAATTAGGAATCACTTCCATTGCTGTGTAAAGGGGAGAAAGTTGATTAATGAAGTAATTTCTGGGTTGATTTGGTAATTATTGCTTTAATATCCAATGCTAAGCCAGTGAATggttttaatttgcttttttgtgtGCAGGATGATCGCTCTCTAATAAACCTGCACCTCATGCACACCAGTTACTTCCTCTTTGTGATGGTGATCACAATGTTCTGCTATGCAGTCATTAAAGGCAGACCAAGCAAACTGAGGCAAAGCAACACAGAATTCTGCCCTGAAAAGGTGAGTGTGTGCTAACAAAATCCTGGCTCTGAtaaggaagcagagaaaagctcCTGTTGGGCAGAGGACAGACTGGTTTTTCTTGTCTCTGGAGATGGGGATTTAATTCCTTTCATTGTGGACAGTGCAGGTAGGGGTTATAAAATCCACACAAGGGCTTTAGAGATCCTCAAAATGAGATTTCTGTCCTGCAGAAATGGATTATTGCAGCTCAGGAAGTGCTGGGCTGTGACTCTTCTGCCATAATTGTGGTGTTGCTTGAACTGTTTAGTGTGAAGCAATGAGTAGGTGCCATTAAATCTTCATTTATTCATTATCTTCTACCACAACAGACTGAAAACCCTGAGTAAAACATGATACATAATTCTAAGGGTTGTTCATCAGAATTAAGTTAAAAACAAAGCTGTTGAAAGAGTCATTGGTTGTTAATCAGAATTAAGTTAAAAACAGTAACAAAGCTGGTGAAAGAATCATTGTTCAGTGTTACCTTGGGGATCTGCAGTTTGCCTGAAGGattaaatatgaatatttttaattgagaAGTAGGAAGTCACTGTTGATACCTTTTGGTCTTAATGATATTTTGTAGTTTGAgctggtttggggtgttttttgtggggttttgtttttggtggtttgggACTTTTATTCTATTGATTTTTGCAAAGTACAAAATGCCTTCAGACTCCCTTTGATTTCCTTTCCAAGTCAGACTTTCCAAGCTTTCTTTGAAAAGTCaaggacagctctgccagctcacaGAGATAAATCATATCACTGTTACAGGATTAAGAATTTGcctttaattaaatattttctcttcctttgtttttcttccaggTTGCTTTGTCAGAAGCATAAAaacccttcctcctcctcctcctcctcctcctcctgagaACGACCGAAACCATTGCCTGCTGAACCCAGCCTGGGTCTTAACACTCTGTGAATCCATTACCTTGCAATGTTGGTTTATTCCAACCAAAGACATTTCAAAGTGCCTGTAATTGATTTGTACATATTTATAAAAGCAGAATATCCAGAGTAATTCTGAGCAGATGTGCTtgtcccctggccctgccctgggacagccccaTGCTGGTGTAGATAACTGCAGTGAAAAGGCTCCACAGAGGCAGATTTTTGTCTAGCTGCACCTGGGCAGGTGAAGATGCCTTTGCAAGTGTCTCAAACCAACCAAgagatgtttggttttttgcccAATCTGTACAGTGTGTTTGAACCAAGTATGCACCTTTGATATAATCCTGCATTTCCAAAGCCACCAATCTACAACATGAATTcaatgtgtgtttgtgtggccTAATACTTTATTCCATTTGCTCCTTGCTTGCAAGAAAAGATATCAACGTTttagattacttttttttctcttttggaagaaaaaaaaaatacatattcacATTTTAATAGTGCTGTATTTAGGACAAACTTGTGCTTTTATtcatagtaaaaaaaataagaagtgaAGTCCCATTTAAAACTGTTACTTACTGAAAAGaactgtttgattttttttgttgttgttttggtttgtttttttggtttgtttttttggtatTTCATTTGGCTTGCTGAATGCCAGAGAACCAGTCAGCACAGAGACTATCTGGAAAACTTTTCCACTTGGcctcccatccccagccctccaGCCAGGATTGTGtgtctctgctgcagagcagctgtctgtaagcttttttattttttttcccttttctttcttttctttctagaaaGTGAAACTTAATAAAAAGATGTATTGTGTTAGCAGCCTGGTGGGGCTCTGCACAGCCTTGGGCAAGTGCAAagagtgaaaggaaaaagagatcCCAGAGTTTGTTCCAGAGCTTCACTGTGTgactgtgcctgcagctctgaggggcagctgccactggcactgctgagctctggcCCATTCAATTCATTAATTTGCCATTTTCTGCAAATTAATGAATGGGGGAAATGGCCACAAAAGTGGGGCTCTTGTGAGGAAGGTCAAAGAAACCACCCAGTGAAACCCCTTCTGTTCTCTGTGTCCATCCTTCACTCAGAGATTTGATTCTGTGCATTTCTCCCTTCTCCATTCtgccttttgctgctttttctccctGGTTCCTTGAGCAGCCTCCTGAATTTCAGGGCTCAGGCTCTTCCTGCAGCCACTTCCACCCCTGCTTTTAAATCTCACTGGTTGCCTTAActgactttttattttctcccagcTTTCATTCATTCCTTCATTCACTCCTtcattccttcccacaggcttttttttccctcctccttttgCTCCAAACtcctcagaagaaaaaagccaagTGAGAATCTCATAGTCTCAGTGATGCTGGCAGAAAATTCCCAGTTTATTCCCTCCAGACACCTCTCCTGGtctgtgtgtgttgggactTCAGTAAGTTCACGAGTGTTCAGGGTGTTTGAGCAGTCACAGTTTTGTTTCCTCCCACAGTTTCAGTTTCCCTAAATTGGGATTACCTGACATGTTTTCCTCCAGGGAATGTTAAGGCAAAGCTTTAGAGATGGCCTGGTTTGAAGTTTAGGGATAAAATGAAgctcccatttttttcctgatgctgctgtgggctgctgctgcttccctgggggTGAGACAGGCCAAGAGCTCCTCCTGAGCTGTTCCTAAATCCCACAAATTAATCCTCACTCCAAGAGCTGCCTCTGAGGGTGGCTGGATCTGGGCCCCAAAGGCAGGAATAGGAGATGGATTGGGAGAGAGGAATCCTGGAAATACCCAAAATCCCCTGATTTCtccaggaaagcaaagcaaatccTTTCTCCTTCAACAAATTGCAGCTCCAAACATCCCAGCTGGAATTTGGGCTCTTGGGGGAACCATTTGGGAATGAAAGGAACCTCCTTGGCAACTTCTCCCCCACTTTCTGCACCCCCAGGAATATTAAAGATTGTCACCCACAGATGCAGAAGGGCAAAGGTTGGAGAGTTTTGGATTTTTGGCCTTAGTTCatcctttttcccccctgtactgcagcagggaggtgcaGGGTGTCCCAGCAGGCCAAGTGCTGGAATGCTGAGGAATATTGGATTGTTCCCAGGTGATGTACAAAGTTAAATGCAGCCAAACAGAAGAGTTAAAACTTTAATATTAAAGTTCAGATCATATtgatctttcctttttttgttttcttttttctttttaactatGACTTGAATCAGTTTTGATTCTATTTGTACGTGTTTTCTTGTTCTTAGAAAgctgccattttctttttttgttttgtttcttttttttttttttttttttgcattttctttggcATTACATAGAAAATCTGAGCCTTGGTTTCAACCCTCTGCAGGTGATTGTAGGGTTCCAGATggctgttttttgttttttgttttgttttgttcttacATTTCACTTGTCTTGTTGCATGATGGTTAATAGCTGATTTGGAAATGACATTTCTCTCCTAGattaatttttgtgtttgtaagATGTGCATATTGCTTTGCAGAATAAAAACTATGAAGTTTATCCTTGCTGTCTTTATTTCCACAGCCTGATGGCTGCAGAGCTTTCATAAATCAACCAAAATTACGTGGAGCACAGGAGGAAATCAGGGAAAAATCTGCAGCAAAATGAAATTGAATTTGGGTtgtaaattctctttttccccccagcACTCATCAAAACCTTGCTGGAGATGAATtgcctggcagggagaaaatCAATCTGAAGGTAGCAGCCCCTGTTTCTCTTTAACTCCTGGGACTTGTTTGTCTGCTGTCACCAAAATTTGGATTCCTGagccttccctgtgctgggagatgCTCAGGAGCTGCACTCACACAAAGGATCCATTGTGGCTCCTTCCTCTCAGCTTTTGCCAAATTTCTGGGTGCAGTCTGAGGCCTGACCTTGAGGTGTCTGTGAGCCCTGGCTGGGAACAGCTCAGAGACCAAAAGGAGGGTTTGTGTGTCCTTGCAGCCCACggctgagctgtccctgtccctgctctgccttttcctgggctgctgggacaccttggtttgtgtttctgctttttaaagatttttacagctctgctgtgacttTTACTGACAGCTAAAAACTGGAtcaccccagctctgccctgctctgcaaggcttCCTGGCACAACCAATATTCCTTTATTTACCTCCTGAAGAAGTTTCTTTACACAACTGTTGGGATCTAAGCATAGATTTCCCTGGGCTGCCTTATTTTTAGCTCCTTGCAACAAAATTTGGGCACCTCCATGGAATAAATAGCAATAAGATTCAAGCTGTAGTGACAGAAAGAGTAAGgcaaggcagagagcagctttttaaaatgtttgtgaaaaaaaatgtcACATTTCCGTGTCATTTGTCTTTTGAAAGATAATATTCCAGCAAGAAGGGGTTTTATAGTGAGGAAGGTGGTAAAATATTCCCTGTGGTCATGGGATAATCACACCTTGGAGTTGTTTTGTTAGTGGGGAAAGGAtgagagccctggagcagctcagctcaggtGAGGGGCTGAAAAACAGGCGTGTCCTTGGATTCTGTATGAACAAAATTGTCACCTAGAAGGCACAAATGGttaaaaaagggaattttggggggtaGGGGCTTGCTGTGGGGCTCAGAGCAATGGATGTGCCCCTAAATTTGAGCCTCACTCTCCTGAAAGCCTGGTTGTGTTTCTTAAAGCTTGGAATGGgggaaaacagctttaaaatgcacatttccAAAAGGAAACCCTCCGTGAGATCCCAGGCAATGCAAGTGACCTGAACGTCCCTGGAAATAAGAAACCAAACATGGATCTGGGTCAGGGGGAGAAGCCtggaattcctgcagggaaaggatTTGTAGGGTGAGGTAAACTGAGGCAAAATGAGGAATGTcagtggggaagggaagggggagcTGTGTCCTGAGGGGACTCggggggctggagggggaaTCCTGAGGATGGAGGCAATGGAGGCGATGGAGGAGGATCTCGGAGTGGGGATTCCTGAGGGATTCCTGAGGAGAATGGAGAGGCTGGAAGGAGAACCCTGAGCGGGGAGCGCTgaggatggaggggatggagggggatCTCGGAGGGGGATTCCTGAGGGGGATCCCTGAGAATGGAGGGGATAGAGAAGGGTCTGCAAGCGGGAA includes the following:
- the TMEM248 gene encoding transmembrane protein 248; the encoded protein is MFYINLLENLKVYISSRPPLVVFMISVSAMAIAFLTLGYFFKIKEIKSPEMTEDWNTFLLRFNDLDFCISENETLKHLLNDTTTPESTVTSGQARSSTQSPQTLEDSGPINISVTITLTLDPLRPFGGYSRNVTHLSSTIFGHQIGLSGRESHEEINITFTLPAAWNSDECVLHGHCEQVVFSTCMTVTAASNVFPVTVQPPHCVPETYSNATLWYKIFTTARDSNTKYAQDYNPFWCYKGAIGKVYHALNPKLTVIVPDDDRSLINLHLMHTSYFLFVMVITMFCYAVIKGRPSKLRQSNTEFCPEKVALSEA